In the Campylobacter showae genome, one interval contains:
- a CDS encoding sugar transferase — translation MPKKNNRLYRREYFIFSAFFAKFFINHKLSVESPGSLYFIQNRVGLNAKTFKCYKFRTMHENSYHNPYTSEDDDRVFKFGRFMRKTRIDEIPQYKNILKGDMHLIGPRAEWDILVKNYEKEIPYYNERHLVRPGITGWAQVNYPYGSNIYDTKQKLMYDLYYIKHWSLWLELKTITKTILVVVGKKGFSF, via the coding sequence TTGCCTAAAAAAAATAATAGACTATACCGGCGTGAGTATTTTATTTTTAGTGCATTTTTTGCTAAATTTTTTATAAACCATAAATTATCCGTAGAATCTCCCGGCTCATTATACTTCATACAAAATAGGGTCGGACTAAATGCAAAAACTTTTAAATGCTATAAATTCCGTACAATGCATGAAAATTCATACCACAATCCTTATACGAGCGAAGACGATGATAGAGTTTTTAAATTTGGTAGATTTATGCGAAAAACCAGGATAGATGAGATACCGCAATATAAAAATATCCTAAAAGGAGATATGCACCTAATCGGGCCTAGGGCAGAATGGGATATACTAGTCAAAAACTACGAGAAAGAGATCCCGTACTACAATGAACGGCATTTGGTTAGGCCGGGCATAACAGGCTGGGCGCAGGTAAATTACCCATATGGATCAAATATTTATGATACCAAGCAAAAACTAATGTATGATCTTTATTATATAAAGCATTGGTCCTTATGGCTTGAGCTAAAAACCATAACAAAAACGATTTTAGTAGTGGTCGGCAAAAAGGGCTTTAGCTTTTAA